The sequence CCGCGCCTGCGCTCAGGTCGGCCGGGCGTACCCGGCCCGCAACCACCCGGCTGGCCAGCACATCGAAACCCGTTGCCGCCCAAGCGACCAGCAAGTCGTCGTCGCGCTCGCGCAACCGGATGACGGCGGCATCGTCGAGCCGTAGCGCCCGTTCGACGAACGTGGCGAGATCCTCGCGGTGGGCGGCATCCGCGAGCCAGACGCCCCGCTCGGGGCTACTCATCGAAGCCAGCGCTGCAGATACTCTTGCTGCGCGGGCGAAAGCCGCTGGAGCCGCTGCTCTTTGATGTGGACGGTGGCCAGCTGAGTTTCGGCGATGACGGCGGGCCTGGAGTCCGCGGGCTTGTTCACCGACCGCACCTCGTAGCCGATGGTGAAGTCCACGGCTCGCACCCGCTTCGACCACATCGTCACCTGCAGCGGCGAATCCCTCAGCCGAAGTTGCCCCTTGTACAGGATCTTGACCTCATGGATGAGCAGACCGATCTCGTCGATGACCTCTTCGAACGGCTCTCGCAGGAAAGGGATGCGGGCCTCTTCGAGGATGGTGACCATGGTGCCGTGGTTGATGTGCTGGTACATGTCGATGTCCGACCAACGGACATGCACCGGCGCTACAAAACCCGTCACCCAGAGCTCCCTGTTCCGCTTGTTCGTGTCATGCTGCGAATCTGCCGCGCCGCCACCGACAGCGTCGCGAGGTCTCGTTGGTCAGACTCGTAGATCTCGTTCAAGGTCCGCCGCGCACGCTTCACCCTGGAACCGTTGATCAGCTCCCACTCCTCGATCTTCTGCTCACCAGTCTCGTCCGGCTCACCTGCGGCGAGCACGTCGAAGCACAGCGATCGCAGCGACCCGTAGATGTCGTCGCGAATCGCCAACCGCGCCAACGAATGCCAGCGGTCATCGCGTGGCAGACCGGAGACCGCCGTCAGCAGCGCATCGGTGTTGAGGTAGTCGAGCAGCGCGAAGTACGTGTCGGCCACTTCCGCGGGCTCGCGCTCGACGATGTCCGAGATGTCGATGACGTCCAGCAGCACATACTGATACAGCCCGCTGGCGATCTGGTAGGCGAGATCGTCTGGCACACCGTGCCCGACGAACTGCGCGACCTCTTTCTCGACGATCGTGCGGTCATCGCCGCGCACCCATTCCCGGATACGCGGTGTCAGCTCGGCCACCGTCTTGGCGAACCGGTTGATCTCGGCGCCGACCGCCAGCGGCTGCGGCCGGTAGTTCAACAGCCACCGACCGGCACGGTCGACCTGCCGACGCAGATCCAGCGTCAACCGGTCCGACACGTGTACCGCCAGGCCGGCGGCGCGGATCGCGCGCCACAGCTTGTCGACGCCGAATATCGCGTCGGTCGCCACGTACGACCGAACCGCATCCACCGGCCCGACCCCGACGTCCTCGATCACCCGGTACACGTACGTGATTCCCGCGGTGTCGATGACATCGTTGACCAGCATCGTGGTGACGATTTCCCGCCGCAGCTGGTGCGTTCGGATCTCCGTTGTGAACTCGTCGCGCAGCCGGGTCGGGAAGTAGCGCGGCAGCCGGGCGGCGAACACCTCCTGGTCGGGCAGGTCGCTGCTCAGCACCTTCTGCTTGAGATCGAGCTTGACGTGCGCCATCAGCGTCGCGAGTTCCGGCGAGGTCAAGCCGATCCCGGCTTCGGTGCGACGGCGGATCTCCTTCTCCGACGGCAGCGCCTCGAGCTCGCGGTTCAACCGATCGTCGGCTTCGAGATCCTTGATCTGGCGTGCGTGCACAGACAGCAGGCTGGGCGCATTGGCGCGGCTGGTACCCATCAAGT is a genomic window of Mycobacterium sp. ITM-2016-00318 containing:
- a CDS encoding thioesterase family protein gives rise to the protein MYQHINHGTMVTILEEARIPFLREPFEEVIDEIGLLIHEVKILYKGQLRLRDSPLQVTMWSKRVRAVDFTIGYEVRSVNKPADSRPAVIAETQLATVHIKEQRLQRLSPAQQEYLQRWLR